Proteins from one Lacrimispora sphenoides genomic window:
- a CDS encoding PAAR-like protein has protein sequence MTDEKTKVKSGVTVSKEAVFIGDFEFKFQGNLIKQYMEWKDACNGDVTEYEQTVKELMAKHYAFYGQFQKENKYVKSGSVLWCSGGSKLTAFDILHDHGVVQKDGTPIGICTDCKANENIYTFEGCKIPAPAGYPERPVVTVKSQPQATLHKCIPMLNGSWSKSKSSKIKIWDESVGTYVDAITTGDFLTCFYGGIIEIVEVPTVNGTKRLGNEYLTLEQMKSLGWNKIHCGYKVVGTGKDSPMNDMPSEIERKHREINQGDIDKINSLLEKYQIDSKERICAFFAECAAETSNGNRFLEGPGSKKYPFTDTATRTNINKWFDTYSKYGSKYRGGGAIQLTWDYQYSELENWMKKEFGITDSDIVNKGAEYIAMNYPWEAAVFYWSKSNLNGKADTGIIHNVTAVVNFGMSDEEYKLREDAYNLWMQKYVFPF, from the coding sequence ATGACGGATGAAAAGACAAAGGTTAAATCAGGAGTTACAGTCAGCAAAGAGGCTGTGTTTATTGGAGATTTCGAGTTCAAATTTCAGGGAAATCTTATTAAACAATATATGGAATGGAAAGATGCCTGCAATGGTGATGTGACGGAATATGAACAGACTGTCAAGGAGCTGATGGCAAAACATTATGCATTTTATGGTCAGTTTCAGAAAGAGAATAAATATGTAAAGAGCGGGTCCGTTTTATGGTGTAGCGGTGGAAGTAAGTTGACAGCATTTGATATTTTGCATGATCATGGGGTGGTGCAAAAGGATGGAACCCCGATAGGGATTTGTACAGACTGTAAAGCAAATGAGAATATATATACATTTGAAGGCTGTAAGATACCAGCACCGGCCGGATACCCGGAAAGACCGGTTGTGACAGTAAAGTCTCAGCCTCAGGCTACCTTGCATAAATGTATACCTATGTTGAATGGAAGCTGGAGTAAGAGCAAGAGTTCTAAAATTAAAATTTGGGATGAATCGGTGGGAACGTATGTTGATGCAATTACTACGGGAGATTTCCTAACGTGTTTTTATGGGGGGATTATAGAGATCGTAGAGGTTCCTACGGTGAATGGAACTAAGAGGTTGGGGAATGAGTATCTAACTCTTGAACAAATGAAGAGTTTGGGATGGAATAAAATTCATTGTGGTTATAAAGTGGTTGGTACAGGAAAAGATAGTCCTATGAATGATATGCCATCAGAAATTGAGAGAAAACATAGAGAGATTAATCAAGGAGATATTGATAAAATCAATTCTTTATTAGAGAAATATCAAATTGATAGCAAAGAAAGAATATGTGCTTTTTTTGCTGAATGCGCTGCTGAAACCAGCAATGGAAATAGATTTCTTGAAGGACCGGGCTCGAAAAAATATCCATTTACGGATACTGCAACCAGAACAAATATTAATAAATGGTTTGATACGTATAGCAAATATGGCTCAAAATATCGTGGTGGTGGAGCTATACAACTAACATGGGATTATCAATATTCTGAACTTGAAAATTGGATGAAAAAAGAGTTTGGAATAACTGACTCAGATATTGTAAATAAAGGTGCGGAGTATATTGCTATGAACTACCCATGGGAAGCGGCAGTGTTCTATTGGAGTAAAAGTAATCTCAACGGAAAAGCTGATACAGGAATTATTCATAATGTTACTGCTGTAGTAAACTTCGGAATGAGTGATGAAGAGTACAAATTAAGAGAAGACGCTTATAATTTGTGGATGCAAAAGTATGTATTTCCTTTTTAA
- a CDS encoding PAAR-like protein, which translates to MTDEKTKVKSGFTVSKEAVFIGDFEFKFQGNLIKQYKEWKDACNGDVSEYEQTVKELMAKHYAFYGQFQKENKYVKSGSVLWCSGGSKLTAFDILHDHGVVQKDGTPIGICTDCKANENIYTFEGCKIPAPAGYPERPVVTVKSQPQPKATLHKCIPMLNGRWSKSKSSKIKIWDESVGTYVDAITTGDFLTCFYGGIISVVEVPGNKGSGKEYVTAEQLIAIGWREEVVTTEMIKELNRVLAEYDITDINSIRHFIAQASHESDDWNKKGYGDGLVEIGSKSYLESKKYWPYIGAGYIHLTWKYNYQKFSDYLKETKGLDDPLIMSEGPKRIASTYAWESAAFFWSVFTNANEVASHEKVNPDRLSEIVNIYDTKSFPIRADIYYNKVVPNIK; encoded by the coding sequence ATGACGGATGAAAAGACAAAGGTTAAATCAGGATTTACAGTTAGCAAAGAGGCTGTGTTTATTGGAGATTTCGAGTTCAAATTTCAGGGAAATCTTATTAAACAATATAAGGAATGGAAAGATGCCTGCAATGGTGATGTGTCGGAATATGAACAAACTGTCAAGGAGCTGATGGCCAAACATTATGCATTTTATGGTCAGTTTCAGAAAGAGAATAAATATGTAAAGAGCGGGTCCGTTTTATGGTGTAGCGGAGGAAGTAAATTGACAGCATTTGATATTTTACATGATCATGGAGTGGTGCAAAAGGATGGAACCCCGATAGGGATTTGTACAGACTGTAAAGCAAATGAGAATATATATACATTTGAAGGCTGTAAGATACCAGCACCGGCCGGATACCCGGAAAGGCCGGTTGTGACAGTAAAGTCTCAGCCTCAGCCTAAGGCTACCTTGCATAAATGCATCCCTATGTTGAATGGAAGATGGAGTAAGAGCAAGAGTTCTAAAATTAAAATTTGGGATGAATCGGTGGGAACGTATGTTGATGCAATTACTACGGGAGATTTCCTAACTTGTTTTTATGGGGGGATTATAAGTGTAGTTGAAGTTCCGGGAAACAAGGGATCAGGTAAGGAATATGTCACTGCTGAACAACTTATAGCAATTGGTTGGAGAGAGGAGGTAGTTACAACTGAGATGATTAAAGAATTAAATAGGGTTCTAGCAGAGTATGACATCACTGATATAAATAGCATTCGACATTTCATTGCTCAAGCTAGCCATGAATCTGATGATTGGAACAAAAAGGGATATGGTGATGGTTTGGTAGAAATCGGCTCTAAATCATATTTAGAGAGTAAAAAATATTGGCCATACATCGGTGCTGGATATATTCATCTAACATGGAAGTATAATTATCAAAAATTCAGTGATTATTTGAAAGAAACAAAAGGGCTTGACGATCCGTTAATTATGTCAGAAGGCCCAAAACGTATTGCAAGTACATATGCTTGGGAAAGTGCAGCATTTTTTTGGAGTGTATTTACTAATGCAAATGAAGTGGCAAGTCACGAAAAAGTAAATCCGGATAGATTATCTGAGATTGTGAATATATATGACACAAAGTCTTTTCCTATAAGAGCAGATATTTATTATAACAAGGTTGTACCAAATATTAAATAA
- a CDS encoding PdaC/SigV domain-containing protein yields the protein MNKRVYVILIIFVLSACACGSNSFVSSLDNTTNRTTPEFNKGLDKELIESKSEIEAVQLGEFDISTKSYDNSDVIKQINIYISYPEISGLSTMKLQNKVNTLIKETALKPYNNIVKTNNGIVQGTEWTVDYTIEYATNTVISIKFEGYLYAQGNANGINWVYSVNIDLTSGKKITFADIFQDSFKEKLDYRFFKCIDVDTIGVEEIALKEIFDNYKSNFEMNDDNFYFTKENFIIILPIGDYYRFSSDYKDLKSSMREDNLIWSSISNNN from the coding sequence ATGAATAAAAGAGTATATGTCATCTTGATAATTTTCGTTTTATCAGCCTGTGCCTGCGGATCAAACTCATTCGTTAGCTCTTTGGATAATACTACAAATAGAACTACTCCAGAGTTTAATAAAGGATTGGATAAAGAATTAATTGAGAGTAAAAGTGAAATTGAAGCCGTACAGCTTGGAGAGTTTGATATTAGTACAAAAAGTTACGATAATTCAGATGTTATCAAACAAATTAATATTTATATTTCGTATCCTGAAATATCAGGTCTGTCGACTATGAAATTACAAAATAAAGTTAATACACTAATAAAAGAGACTGCATTAAAACCGTATAACAACATTGTTAAAACTAACAACGGAATAGTTCAAGGCACCGAATGGACCGTAGATTATACAATAGAATATGCGACGAACACTGTGATTAGTATTAAATTTGAAGGATATCTTTATGCTCAAGGAAATGCTAATGGTATCAATTGGGTGTATTCTGTGAATATTGATTTAACATCTGGAAAAAAAATTACTTTTGCTGATATTTTTCAAGATTCTTTTAAAGAAAAATTAGATTATCGTTTTTTTAAATGCATTGATGTGGATACAATAGGAGTTGAAGAAATTGCTTTAAAAGAAATATTTGATAATTATAAAAGCAACTTTGAAATGAATGATGATAATTTCTATTTTACTAAGGAAAATTTTATTATTATATTACCTATTGGTGATTATTACCGGTTTTCCTCGGACTATAAAGACTTAAAGAGTTCTATGAGAGAAGACAATTTAATCTGGAGTTCCATTTCAAACAATAATTGA
- a CDS encoding molecular chaperone, with amino-acid sequence MDKYGYMLKRQEDKTPDKRYHKADLELMTTFQLREICRKEKVIHGVLDPMDKEELIRVILRYRGADEYFLIQKQDENGLQALEGVLRGTKLQEKQDIRLQCSSRIVAYEGLAIGFYDGLTLPYDKELAGTNVLVVGGDMTVCAILNLMPMGDRTDCLHLVKAAEITCRESSVKNYSLYCMGRRESEMLYDIYNGRYSYMPEHMEVYRVQLLDFDVRKPVPLSMPIAMDFGTTNTTAGVYLDNQYFEKAGVNDGERELKENDINYALFYDTSGDWQETTLFPSVVGVLSVEAGRPKFLFGYEAIRLADSSYIDEGFCVFYDIKRWIGDYERQEEITDCQGRRGFVSRKEILKEYFDYVIQAVRDRFKCEVQTVHISCPVKQKARFQKLFAEILPDYGVEGKDMIDEGVSVLYNTISEMIRKGTVEEGEEYKALIIDCGGGTTDLCSCRFRIWDRRMAYRVEIDTSYENGDTDFGGNNLTYRIMQLLKIAIVNRLYPMNLNQEGHILDGYDMDVFRYVDQHGTKELYRELEKNYEEAEEFLPTRFREFENRSRADYYKVKNNFYFLFRLAETVKKEFYDHVGTLRTVLSSQPVKDDTVTWISVDKWKLSGYTERGLETIKEFPAVYFNVYVLELLLKGDIYGLIRQFMEPMYEEDKLGEYSIIKLTGQSCKIDIFRDALKEFVPGRTIQFKRKRGDQTKNFELKMTCVDGALCYLKDKKYGFAEIAIHTGESALPYRITAFTHNGEEVELIRHLERNSRSGMISRNMEDLTLKLYLKDMEGKDRYQYTCHSSLADFEEKSYEEIKKKHGEHILQADTDDIVENEVKFFIWASPMDLIFSVVPVYRKIGKLYLGVEEEFYFENEKWVQNFFDGMK; translated from the coding sequence ATGGACAAATACGGATATATGTTAAAGCGGCAGGAAGATAAAACTCCAGACAAACGCTATCACAAAGCAGACCTGGAACTGATGACGACATTCCAATTGCGTGAAATCTGCCGTAAAGAGAAAGTCATCCATGGGGTTTTAGATCCAATGGATAAAGAAGAACTGATCCGGGTTATCTTAAGGTACCGGGGGGCGGATGAATACTTCCTGATCCAGAAACAGGATGAGAATGGCCTGCAGGCTCTGGAAGGGGTGCTGCGGGGAACAAAACTTCAGGAAAAGCAGGATATCAGATTGCAATGCAGCTCCAGGATTGTGGCTTATGAAGGGCTTGCAATCGGCTTTTATGACGGTCTGACGCTGCCTTATGACAAGGAGCTGGCTGGTACCAACGTCCTGGTAGTAGGGGGAGATATGACAGTCTGTGCAATCTTAAATCTAATGCCCATGGGGGATCGGACAGACTGCCTGCACTTAGTCAAAGCTGCAGAGATTACCTGCCGGGAATCCAGTGTCAAGAACTACAGCCTGTACTGTATGGGGCGGCGGGAATCGGAGATGCTTTATGATATTTATAATGGAAGATACAGTTACATGCCGGAGCATATGGAGGTTTACCGGGTCCAGCTTCTGGATTTTGATGTAAGGAAGCCGGTTCCTTTATCCATGCCCATAGCCATGGACTTTGGAACCACCAATACGACAGCTGGGGTCTATCTGGATAACCAGTATTTTGAAAAAGCCGGGGTGAATGACGGGGAAAGAGAACTAAAAGAAAATGACATTAACTATGCCCTGTTCTACGATACCTCCGGAGACTGGCAGGAAACCACCCTGTTTCCCAGCGTGGTAGGAGTACTTTCTGTAGAAGCCGGGAGACCGAAGTTTCTGTTTGGATATGAGGCCATACGCCTGGCAGATTCCAGCTATATTGACGAGGGTTTCTGCGTATTCTATGACATTAAGCGTTGGATCGGAGACTATGAAAGGCAGGAAGAAATCACAGACTGCCAGGGGAGAAGGGGATTTGTTTCCAGAAAGGAAATCCTGAAAGAGTATTTTGACTATGTCATTCAAGCGGTAAGAGACCGGTTCAAGTGTGAGGTCCAGACAGTACATATTTCCTGCCCGGTGAAGCAGAAAGCCCGGTTCCAGAAACTGTTTGCAGAAATTCTGCCAGACTACGGAGTGGAAGGAAAGGACATGATCGACGAAGGCGTGTCTGTTTTGTACAACACTATATCCGAAATGATCCGGAAAGGCACAGTGGAGGAAGGGGAAGAGTATAAGGCTCTGATTATTGACTGTGGCGGCGGAACTACTGACCTGTGTTCCTGCAGGTTCCGGATTTGGGACAGGCGCATGGCTTATAGGGTAGAGATTGACACTTCCTATGAGAATGGGGATACGGATTTCGGGGGAAATAACCTGACCTATCGGATCATGCAGTTGTTAAAAATAGCAATCGTGAATCGACTGTATCCGATGAATTTGAATCAGGAAGGGCATATTCTGGATGGATACGACATGGATGTATTCCGTTACGTAGACCAGCACGGTACGAAAGAACTGTATAGGGAACTGGAGAAAAATTATGAAGAAGCGGAGGAATTTCTGCCCACCCGTTTCCGTGAATTTGAGAATAGGAGCAGGGCGGATTATTATAAGGTAAAGAACAACTTTTATTTCCTGTTCCGCCTGGCGGAAACAGTGAAGAAAGAGTTTTACGACCATGTGGGAACACTCAGGACCGTGTTATCCTCCCAGCCGGTAAAGGATGATACTGTAACCTGGATTTCTGTGGACAAGTGGAAGCTGTCCGGATATACAGAAAGAGGGCTTGAAACCATTAAGGAGTTTCCTGCGGTATATTTCAATGTCTATGTGCTGGAATTATTGTTAAAGGGAGATATTTATGGGCTTATCCGTCAGTTTATGGAACCAATGTATGAGGAGGATAAGCTGGGTGAGTATTCTATCATCAAACTGACCGGACAATCCTGTAAGATCGACATATTCCGGGATGCCTTAAAGGAGTTTGTGCCGGGAAGGACGATCCAGTTTAAGCGGAAGAGAGGAGATCAGACGAAGAATTTTGAATTGAAGATGACCTGTGTGGATGGGGCACTCTGTTATTTGAAGGATAAGAAGTATGGATTTGCAGAGATTGCCATCCATACCGGAGAATCGGCCCTGCCTTACCGGATCACAGCCTTTACCCATAATGGGGAAGAGGTGGAACTGATCCGGCATTTGGAACGGAACAGCCGGAGCGGAATGATATCCAGGAATATGGAAGACTTAACACTCAAGCTGTATTTAAAAGACATGGAAGGAAAAGATCGGTACCAATATACCTGCCACAGTTCCCTGGCTGATTTTGAAGAAAAGAGTTATGAGGAAATTAAGAAGAAACATGGGGAACATATCCTTCAGGCAGACACGGATGATATCGTGGAAAATGAAGTAAAGTTCTTCATATGGGCCAGCCCCATGGACCTGATATTTTCGGTAGTACCGGTATATCGGAAGATTGGAAAGCTGTATCTTGGAGTAGAAGAAGAGTTCTATTTTGAAAATGAAAAATGGGTTCAAAACTTTTTTGATGGGATGAAATAA
- a CDS encoding substrate-binding domain-containing protein, whose amino-acid sequence MMAHPEGERPTAIFCSNDKIAMQVINELQQSGFKVPEDVSVIGFDNLITYGFSYRGPRITSIQQPLYQIGYDSILSIDGMLQGSITTPINKFYQTTLEEHETVCFCTE is encoded by the coding sequence ATGATGGCCCATCCGGAAGGCGAACGGCCCACCGCTATTTTCTGCAGCAATGACAAGATTGCCATGCAGGTAATTAACGAGCTGCAGCAGTCTGGCTTTAAGGTGCCTGAAGATGTTTCTGTCATAGGTTTTGACAATCTGATTACATACGGCTTTTCCTACCGGGGGCCGCGGATCACCAGCATTCAGCAGCCTTTGTATCAGATCGGGTACGACAGCATCCTGTCCATAGATGGGATGCTTCAGGGCAGTATCACAACTCCTATTAACAAATTTTATCAGACTACTTTGGAGGAGCATGAGACGGTGTGCTTTTGCACGGAATAA
- a CDS encoding FadR/GntR family transcriptional regulator, whose translation MKNLKTRKLYLQVYDEIKQYIKEHNLQPGDKLPTEMEICESLGVSRNVLREALKSLEITGVVTSKPGVGIIIREFNSDFFMSSLISHVDASNDSKIKDYIEELRHVLELGFDQKAFYSLGLADIDRMNEQVTIMQSHLGVDNGGTKPLGIEFAKADAMFHKTMFSKVDNVLLSSIIDFFWAYDKYYNTKLSSKSIEITIEKHERIIKALYDHDYEKFHQAMIYHFTYEYQKK comes from the coding sequence ATGAAAAATTTAAAAACCAGAAAGCTGTATTTACAGGTATACGATGAAATCAAACAATATATCAAGGAGCATAATCTACAGCCAGGAGATAAGCTTCCCACCGAAATGGAAATCTGCGAGTCATTAGGGGTAAGCCGGAACGTGCTCAGAGAAGCACTCAAATCCCTGGAAATCACCGGCGTCGTGACCTCCAAGCCAGGGGTCGGCATCATCATCAGAGAATTTAACTCCGACTTTTTCATGTCTTCACTGATTTCTCACGTAGACGCTTCCAATGACAGCAAGATCAAGGATTATATTGAGGAATTGCGTCATGTCCTGGAGCTGGGTTTTGATCAGAAAGCCTTCTACAGTCTGGGACTGGCAGATATTGACCGGATGAATGAACAGGTGACCATCATGCAAAGTCATCTGGGTGTGGATAATGGCGGAACAAAGCCCCTGGGCATTGAATTTGCAAAAGCAGATGCCATGTTCCATAAAACCATGTTTTCCAAAGTGGATAATGTGCTCCTCTCTTCTATCATTGATTTCTTCTGGGCTTATGACAAATATTACAACACGAAGCTCTCCTCGAAATCCATTGAGATAACGATTGAAAAGCATGAGCGCATTATCAAGGCCCTCTATGATCACGATTACGAAAAGTTTCATCAGGCCATGATTTACCACTTCACTTATGAATATCAAAAAAAATAG
- a CDS encoding ABC transporter substrate-binding protein has protein sequence MKQKKLVSILCAASLAASLLIGCSGKQQPASETTATGAKTENAKSGDSTAGNQGTGSSEELGTPLADLRVRQALAYAIDMDAIVETLFNGKAEAAKSFTAPGDWLNADIPTYKYDPEKAKELLKEAGWPSDYTLDVVYYYDDQQTVDLMTIIGQYWQEVGVKAQFRKLEGDLAAQLWVPPVDRVKGPSAVKWDLAYAAVAALAESEFYNRFSSTASNNSTVPKQEGLDELIVSANGTMDTDEQKKAFGEIQNYVAENVVALPLYHQVCFIYTSKDLDMAGAGFGNDQFSYEKHILDWKISRDDRTLYTNGGPQEFFWYPLVNPGLLINTELIFDKLINADENLNPKEGMLAQDYKVSEDSKSIEFTLRDNLKWHDDQPLTAEDVQFTIELMLKAPGTNAVASEVMKAIHGAQDFIDGKTDHLEGIVTDGNKITVNFDQVSANALQVFAQWPILPKHCLEKADPAALQQDGFWQKPIGSGPYRVDEVVLNNYATLKRWDGYYKTGNGNIETIYMSASGENDANLVKNAGAGKIDYAWSKSTDEAKAIETMDHMKVNTANIRYTRCFFINQFPHDANIK, from the coding sequence ATGAAACAAAAAAAACTTGTAAGCATTTTATGTGCGGCATCTCTGGCAGCTTCACTTTTGATCGGCTGCAGCGGAAAACAACAGCCAGCATCAGAGACAACAGCAACCGGGGCTAAGACAGAGAATGCCAAATCTGGGGATTCGACGGCTGGGAATCAGGGTACAGGAAGCAGTGAGGAGCTTGGGACCCCGCTTGCGGATTTAAGAGTCAGACAGGCCCTGGCTTATGCGATTGACATGGATGCAATTGTTGAGACACTGTTTAACGGCAAAGCGGAGGCAGCAAAAAGTTTTACCGCCCCCGGGGACTGGCTGAATGCAGACATCCCTACATATAAGTACGATCCGGAAAAGGCAAAGGAGCTTTTAAAGGAAGCTGGCTGGCCATCGGATTATACCCTTGATGTGGTATATTATTACGATGATCAGCAGACCGTTGACCTGATGACCATCATTGGACAGTACTGGCAGGAGGTAGGGGTAAAGGCCCAGTTCAGAAAGCTGGAAGGCGATCTGGCTGCACAGCTTTGGGTACCTCCGGTGGATCGGGTAAAGGGTCCTTCTGCAGTAAAGTGGGATTTGGCTTATGCTGCAGTGGCTGCATTGGCAGAATCCGAATTCTATAACAGATTCAGTTCGACCGCTTCCAATAACTCCACCGTTCCGAAGCAGGAGGGGCTTGACGAATTAATTGTTTCAGCCAACGGGACCATGGATACGGATGAGCAGAAAAAAGCGTTCGGTGAAATCCAGAATTATGTAGCAGAGAATGTTGTTGCACTGCCTCTTTATCATCAGGTCTGCTTTATTTATACCAGCAAAGATCTTGATATGGCAGGGGCAGGATTCGGGAACGATCAGTTCTCATATGAGAAGCACATCCTGGATTGGAAAATCAGCCGAGATGATCGTACTTTGTATACAAATGGCGGTCCGCAGGAATTTTTCTGGTACCCATTGGTAAATCCGGGGCTCCTGATTAATACGGAACTGATTTTTGATAAGCTTATAAATGCAGATGAGAATTTAAATCCTAAGGAAGGTATGCTGGCCCAGGACTATAAGGTGAGTGAGGATTCCAAATCCATCGAGTTTACGCTTCGTGACAATTTAAAATGGCACGATGACCAACCTCTTACGGCAGAGGATGTCCAGTTTACGATTGAACTGATGCTTAAAGCTCCCGGTACCAATGCAGTTGCTTCGGAAGTCATGAAGGCAATCCATGGCGCCCAGGACTTTATTGACGGAAAAACAGATCATTTGGAAGGTATAGTGACCGATGGGAATAAGATCACGGTCAATTTTGATCAGGTTTCAGCCAATGCACTTCAGGTATTTGCCCAGTGGCCCATTCTTCCCAAACACTGCCTTGAAAAAGCAGACCCGGCGGCTCTCCAGCAGGATGGATTCTGGCAGAAACCAATTGGGTCAGGACCATACAGGGTTGATGAAGTCGTTCTGAACAATTACGCGACACTGAAAAGATGGGATGGATATTATAAGACAGGAAACGGTAATATCGAGACAATTTACATGTCTGCAAGCGGTGAAAATGATGCAAACCTCGTAAAGAATGCGGGAGCCGGCAAGATTGACTATGCTTGGTCTAAGTCTACGGATGAAGCAAAGGCGATCGAAACCATGGATCATATGAAGGTCAATACAGCAAATATCAGATATACAAGATGCTTTTTCATCAATCAGTTTCCCCATGATGCAAATATTAAGTAA
- a CDS encoding ABC transporter permease has product MATYTIRKILSLIPMMLVISFLIYLGIELMPGDAVDFLIPPDALSTMSAEQLDQMRNSLGLNDPFVIRYVKWLTGILHGDFGYSLQSGVPVAEIMRNHISATIELSVAALIMSSVFGILLGVISALKKGSVLDHILDVVGMIGVAIPQFLFGLICINTLALHHNILPVGGRMAYAGQSFIQRLPYLILPATVLGFSMTAGVMRYARGSMLESMGRDYMKTARSKGIPEWRVNLLHGLRAAVTPVVVLIGFRLPMLIGGAVVVEEVFQWPGIGGLFIKAVRAQNTPLVMMIGFFSVLIVLVSSILVDLVTAMLDPRIKLS; this is encoded by the coding sequence ATGGCTACTTATACAATCAGAAAGATTTTATCCTTAATTCCAATGATGCTAGTCATCAGCTTTCTCATTTATTTGGGAATTGAACTGATGCCAGGTGATGCGGTTGATTTCCTGATTCCGCCGGATGCGCTTTCCACGATGTCGGCGGAACAGCTTGATCAGATGAGAAACTCTCTTGGCTTAAATGATCCGTTTGTAATCCGGTACGTTAAATGGCTGACGGGCATCCTGCACGGTGACTTTGGTTACTCCCTGCAGTCGGGGGTACCTGTTGCGGAAATTATGAGAAATCATATTTCGGCAACGATTGAATTATCCGTAGCAGCTCTGATCATGTCTTCCGTATTCGGTATTCTTCTGGGTGTGATCAGTGCCCTGAAAAAGGGAAGTGTATTGGATCATATCCTGGACGTCGTGGGTATGATCGGTGTGGCGATCCCACAATTTTTATTCGGCCTCATTTGTATCAATACATTGGCTCTGCATCACAACATACTCCCGGTAGGAGGGCGGATGGCTTATGCAGGGCAGAGCTTCATACAGAGATTACCGTATTTAATCCTGCCGGCTACGGTCCTGGGCTTTTCCATGACAGCCGGTGTTATGCGGTATGCGCGGGGCAGCATGTTAGAATCCATGGGCAGGGATTATATGAAGACCGCAAGATCAAAGGGAATCCCGGAGTGGAGGGTGAATCTCCTGCACGGTCTCAGGGCGGCGGTGACCCCTGTTGTGGTATTGATCGGATTCCGGCTGCCCATGCTGATCGGCGGAGCGGTTGTTGTGGAGGAGGTATTCCAGTGGCCTGGAATCGGCGGTCTGTTCATCAAGGCCGTGCGGGCGCAGAACACTCCCCTTGTCATGATGATCGGATTTTTCTCCGTACTGATCGTTCTGGTATCAAGCATTTTGGTTGATTTAGTAACCGCAATGCTGGATCCCCGGATAAAACTGAGTTAG
- a CDS encoding ABC transporter permease, which translates to MSALEKKMDRILAQEESGRPKKRLKSRVLRKMLANKLSIAGLIIFIVIFFICIAAPLITSYSSTKIDLRSILQAPSAKHILGTDKIGRDIFARILYGGRISIAVGLGSALIATLFGVSLGTIAGYKGGMADGIVMKISEILMAFPQMIMVLILVTITGQSLWNLIFIFSITGWPSMYRMARSQMLSLREEEYVQALKAFGIGSMRIAFFHMLPNAIGPIFVNITLSTAMFILQETSLSFLGLGVPLEVATWGNILNAAQDIMILREAWWVWVPTGVVVTLFVISINFIGDGLRDAADPSQIG; encoded by the coding sequence ATGAGTGCATTAGAGAAAAAAATGGATCGGATCCTTGCTCAGGAGGAATCCGGGAGACCAAAGAAACGATTGAAAAGCAGGGTGTTAAGGAAAATGCTTGCCAATAAACTATCCATTGCAGGTCTTATTATTTTTATCGTTATCTTTTTTATCTGCATTGCAGCACCCCTTATCACGTCCTATTCATCGACAAAGATTGATTTAAGGAGCATCCTGCAGGCACCGTCAGCGAAACACATTCTTGGCACGGATAAAATCGGTCGTGACATTTTTGCACGAATCCTGTACGGGGGCAGAATTTCCATTGCAGTAGGCCTTGGATCTGCGCTGATTGCCACGCTGTTCGGTGTTTCCCTGGGCACAATCGCAGGTTATAAAGGAGGGATGGCAGACGGGATTGTCATGAAGATTTCAGAGATCTTAATGGCATTTCCCCAGATGATAATGGTACTGATCCTTGTAACAATAACCGGGCAGAGCCTTTGGAATCTGATTTTTATATTTTCCATAACCGGCTGGCCATCCATGTACCGAATGGCCAGATCCCAGATGCTTTCCCTTCGGGAGGAGGAATATGTCCAGGCCTTAAAGGCATTTGGCATAGGATCCATGAGAATTGCTTTTTTTCATATGCTGCCTAACGCGATTGGTCCTATTTTTGTTAACATAACATTGTCGACGGCTATGTTCATTCTTCAGGAGACATCACTTAGTTTCTTGGGGCTGGGTGTTCCGCTGGAGGTAGCTACCTGGGGAAATATATTGAATGCGGCGCAGGATATCATGATACTTAGGGAGGCTTGGTGGGTCTGGGTACCTACGGGTGTTGTGGTAACCCTGTTTGTTATCAGCATCAACTTTATCGGCGATGGCTTAAGAGATGCAGCAGATCCGTCTCAGATTGGTTAA